Proteins encoded by one window of Dendropsophus ebraccatus isolate aDenEbr1 chromosome 4, aDenEbr1.pat, whole genome shotgun sequence:
- the LOC138789579 gene encoding uncharacterized protein: MPNCVVHGCLPTRKKRDSSIILHGFPREPEKIKLWLQQTGQYDANLDDMVVKVYLGKVNDSYRMCSLHFTNDSYHYDGYRRTLKKTAIPTIFNTVTPSTVPSSVSSDIPSVSSPPCIFNEKPKPSVPAADSQKQSGAGTIRAYRVDFPVVDPEASSQPTIQQMSLVPVVPQQVFFQECGSSQKTDSVVGDRSSLPIQPITTDKQMHSLLSTNSNLTIDTQLTPEASFSSSKTASSTMNSCRNTSFSPASNPAISTSAFEKNLNDLPFTAVSGTQPCSLANVSSVTQTSPASSLEQKASPISVFRIPLKTSTSQTQPCSLANVSSVTETSPASSLEQKASPISVFRIPLKTSTSQTQPCSLANVSSVTETSPVSSLEQKASPISVFRIPLKTSQTSQTLISSCVPPSKKRKLERGSVSSSSPLILPKPCISQLSVTGNLYYLSNSIPLVQTSCLIQKPVMVDKGVNTDHLTNRKSCCVGTNVMYRRNVRTQTKIYTKDRKIMCTLSVARGETDKSSESDSSEDIELNDYSPSCSSDNDNDPCDDLDTVNLEFVKVEVLSDYEEATSVLAASDIKHEFHIKEENDSSVGQVGLSPIHFQSNFTIPDLDTSALKIEPTIKTEEDKFPISFSLQDTTFIFQSPKIERISPIPCDQFSSLCSNPTSWETSAIQTEDEPEELNDYSFHIGELSENEDESFLVPSDAEDEDDVKHVFQDLESPEENPIEEEKYIVFESCLKKLIMMIPCRAQIKCMSPLTQYRKETVGSYLSIEVRCSSGHTSLLWESQPRHGYEPLGNVLLSAAVLFSGSSFVKSQQMFKLLNLKSMDKTTYSKHQSMYLFPTINHHWKEEQKAVMQSIQGRPLCLAGDQQLDNPGFSAKYSTYSLMDVASKKICSFSVEPVTQQVTLEDLEKIGFLKAMEELKTINANVKMIVTGRSVAIKEILKESHPDIIHHIDLWHLSRSIGEEVLMAAKNKDCEILHQWVEAIRNHLWWSSCTCCKNPDLLIQKWKSIIQHVTNVHEWDGDSDCRACHHPPLPEDVVNSTNWLEKGSAAHEQLKNIVENPSLLEDLKQLSFHCHTGELEIYYRTCLKYCPKTLHFFMDSMVARTQLAVLDLNRNVHTVKTVVKDAASDAALGPMTQKLEISNSQKSWTMKALYKPACQSFLFDIMNDVIALVKKEKTF; the protein is encoded by the coding sequence ATGCCGAATTGTGTTGTGCATGGTTGTCTTCCCACAAGGAAGAAGCGTGATTCTTCTATAATTCTTCATGGCTTTCCAAGAGAACCTGAAAAAATCAAGCTTTGGCTTCAGCAGACTGGACAATATGATGCCAACCTTGACGATATGGTTGTTAAAGTATATCTTGGAAAAGTAAATGACTCCTATAGAATGTGTTCCTTACACTTTACAAATGACAGTTACCACTATGATGGTTATCGGAGGACTTTAAAAAAGACAGCCATTCCTACTATTTTTAATACAGTAACACCATCTACAGTTCCATCTTCAGTATCTTCAGATATTCCCTCAGTTTCTAGTCCACCATGTATTTTCAATGAAAAACCAAAACCTTCTGTTCCAGCTGCTGACAGCCAGAAACAATCTGGCGCTGGCACAATTCGTGCATATCGAGTAGACTTTCCAGTTGTTGATCCGGAGGCTTCCTCACAACCCACTATACAGCAAATGTCTTTAGTCCCTGTGGTACCTCAACAGGTTTTTTTTCAAGAATGCGGAAGTAGTCAAAAAACTGATTCAGTAGTTGGCGACAGATCATCACTTCCTATTCAACCCATAACAACTGACAAGCAAATGCATTCTCTCTTGTCTACAAATTCCAATTTGACTATAGATACCCAGCTCACACCAGAAGCTTCGTTTTCAAGCAGCAAAACTGCATCTTCCACTATGAATTCATGTCGAAATACATCTTTCTCTCCAGCATCAAATCCAGCAATCTCTACTTCTGCATTTGAAAAAAATCTGAATGATCTTCCTTTTACTGCTGTTAGTGGAACACAGCCATGCTCCTTGGCAAATGTGTCCTCTGTGACCCAGACATCACCAGCATCCTCCTTGGAGCAGAAAGCATCCCCTATATCAGTTTTTCGTATTCCTCTAAAAACATCTACATCACAAACACAGCCGTGCTCTTTGGCAAATGTGTCCTCTGTGACAGAGACATCACCAGCATCTTCTTTGGAGCAGAAAGCATCCCCTATATCAGTTTTTCGTATTCCTCTAAAAACATCTACATCACAAACACAGCCGTGCTCCTTGGCAAATGTGTCCTCTGTGACAGAGACATCACCAGTATCTTCTTTAGAGCAGAAAGCATCCCCTATATCTGTTTTTCGTATTCCACTAAAAACATCTCAAACATCACAAACCCTAATCTCTAGCTGTGTGCCACCATCAAAGAAGAGAAAACTGGAACGCGGTTCTGTATCCTCTTCCAGTCCACTCATTTTGCCTAAGCCTTGCATAAGCCAACTATCTGTTACAGgtaatctttattatttatcaAACAGCATCCCATTGGTTCAAACATCTTGTTTAATTCAGAAACCTGTAATGGTTGACAAGGGTGTCAATACTGATCACCTAACAAATAGAAAAAGTTGCTGTGTTGGCACTAATGTAATGTATAGAAGAAATGTACGCACACAAACTAAGATATATACTAAGGATCGTAAAATTATGTGCACCTTATCAGTTGCAAGAGGAGAAACTGATAAATCATCAGAATCTGATAGCTCAGAAGACATAGAACTTAATGACTACAGTCCTTCCTGCTCAAGTGACAATGACAATGATCCATGTGATGACTTGGATACTGTTAATTTAGAATTTGTTAAAGTTGAAGTCTTATCGGATTATGAAGAGGCAACATCTGTACTTGCTGCTTCAGATATAAAACATGAATTCCATATTAAAGAAGAGAATGATTCATCTGTAGGGCAAGTGGGTCTGTCCCCAATTCATTTCCAAAGTAACTTTACAATACCAGATTTGGACACCAGTGCACTGAAAATAGAACCCACTATAAAAACAGAAGAGGATAAATTTccaatttctttttctttacaaGATACCACCTTCATATTTCAAAGTCCTAAAATTGAAAGGATTTCACCCATTCCATGTGACCAATTTTCTTCACTTTGCAGCAATCCAACATCATGGGAAACCTCTGCCATACAGACTGAGGATGAACCAGAGGAGCTGAATGACTACTCGTTCCATATCGGTGAATTGAGCGAGAATGAAGATGAATCCTTCTTGGTTCCAAGTGATGCAGAAGATGAGGATGATGTAaaacatgtcttccaggacttggagtcaccagaagaGAATCCTATTGAAGAAGAAAAGTATATTGTGTTTGAATCCTGTCTCAAGAAACTGATAATGATGATACCATGTAGGGCCCAAATAAAATGTATGTCACCGCTCACTCAGTACAGGAAGGAAACTGTTGGATCATATCTGTCAATAGAAGTTCGTTGCAGTTCTGGTCATACAAGTTTACTGTGGGAAAGCCAGCCAAGACATGGATATGAACCACTGGGAAATGTTCTGTTATCTGCCGCAGTGCTGTTTAGTGGCTCCAGTTTTGTGAAATCCCAACAAATGTTTAAATTGCTTAATTTGAAATCAATGGACAAAACTACTTATTCAAAACATCAGTCTATGTATCTATTCCCAACCATTAATCATCACTGGAAGGAGGAACAAAAGGCAGTCATGCAAAGTATACAGGGAAGACCCCTCTGCCTGGCAGGAGATCAACAACTGGACAATCCTGGATTTTCTGCTAAGTATTCTACATACTCCTTAATGGACGTAGCTAGCAAAAAGATTTGTTCATTTTCAGTGGAGCCGGTTACTCAACAAGTGACGTTGGAAGACCTAGAAAAGATAGGATTCCTAAAGGCTATGGAGGAACTCAAGACCATAAATGCTAATGTGAAAATGATTGTTACTGGCAGGAGTGTTGCTATTAAGGAAATTTTAAAGGAAAGTCATCCAGAtatcatacatcacatagatCTATGGCACCTCTCCAGATCCATTGGTGAAGAAGTTTTAATGGCAGCAAAAAATAAAGACTGTGAAATCTTACATCAATGGGTGGAGGCGATCAGAAACCATCTTTGGTGGAGCTCTTGCACATGTTGTAAAAACCCTGATTTGTTAATCCAGAAATGGAAATCCATTATTCAGCATGTCACCAATGTCCATGAGTGGGATGGTGATAGTGATTGCAGAGCATGTCATCACCCACCTCTCCCAGAAGATGTGGTGAACAGTACCAACTGGTTGGAGAAAGGTTCGGCCGCCCATGAGCAACTCAAAAACATTGTAGAAAATCCCAGTCTATTAGAGGACTTAAAACAGCTGTCCTTCCATTGTCACACAGGAGAGTTAGAGATATACTATAGAACTTGCCTTAAATATTGTCCAAAGACATTACATTTCTTCATGGACTCTATGGTAGCACGCACACAGCTTGCTGTCCTCGACCTCAATAGAAATGTCCATACTGTTAAGACGGTGGTGAAAGATGCTGCAAGTGACGCTGCATTGGGCCCAATGACACAGAAATTGGAGATTTCCAATAGTCAAAAGTCGTGGACTATGAAAGCACTGTATAAGCCAGCTTGCCAAAGTTTTCTCTTTGACATTATGAATGATGTCATAGCACTTGTTAAAAAGGAGAAAACATTTTAG